In a genomic window of Brassica rapa cultivar Chiifu-401-42 chromosome A10, CAAS_Brap_v3.01, whole genome shotgun sequence:
- the LOC103847712 gene encoding AAA-ATPase At1g43910: MATLYNQVPSVSAIFSLYTSFSAITMLFRTILNEIVPKRIREYVALKAMDLFSSYFQSNFTFVIEQRWEFVENQTFRAAEVYLPTRLAGLSTGKLLVGSSNLKNPAAEPKLGIPVNTKIIDEFEGIHLEWTLHSVETKKYLPEKRYFHLTCKKEFREKIMTDYFTYLAKSAEKIMSHRENLKIYTYNQDRSKWESAIFEHHTTFETLAVEPQLKNTLIEDLDAFSKGKDFFKSVGRAWKRGYLLYGPPGTGKSSMVAAIANHMKYHIYDLQIQSVRDDGELREILTSTKNRSILLIEDIDCGADASRRRQIKKKKDDGGEDDGEPQKGKKKFEVGISLSGLLNFVDGLWSSCGEEKIIIFTTNHKEKLDPALLRPGRMDVHILMDNCTPFVFKKLVAMYLKTDDHALFDPIEKLVLEVSATPAEVTQQLMASKVADIALKGLLEFLKTKMMKKEEDTKVEEDGEIEDAETKEAEPEEET; this comes from the exons atggcgACCCTCTATAATCAAGTTCCTTCTGTATCTGCAATTTTCTCTCTCTACACATCTTTTTCTGCCATCACGATGCTCTTTCGTACAATCCTCAACGAGATTGTTCCCAAGCGAATCAGAGAATACGTCGCTCTGAAAGCTATGGACTTGTTCTCATCTTACTTTCAGTCGAATTTCACGTTCGTGATCGAGCAACGTTGGGAGTTTGTGGAGAACCAGACTTTCCGTGCGGCTGAAGTTTACTTACCAACACGTCTTGCCGGACTCTCCACCGGCAAACTCCTCGTGGGTTCGAGCAATCTTAAGAATCCGGCGGCTGAGCCAAAACTTGGAATCCCTGTGAATACTAAAATCATTGATGAGTTTGAAGGGATTCATCTTGAATGGACTCTACACTCTGTTGAGACAAAGAAGTATCTCCCAGAGAAACG GTACTTTCACTTGACATGTAAGAAGGAGTTTCGTGAGAAGATAATGACAGATTACTTCACGTACTTGGCGAAATCAGCAGAGAAAATAATGAGCCATAGAGAGAATCTCAAGATCTACACTTACAACCAAGACCGGTCCAAATGGGAATCCGCTATTTTCGAGCACCACACGACCTTTGAGACCCTAGCCGTTGAGCCGCAACTGAAGAACACCTTGATCGAAGATCTTGATGCTTTCTCTAAAGGAAAGGACTTCTTCAAGAGTGTGGGACGTGCCTGGAAACGTGGATATCTTCTTTACGGTCCTCCCGGTACTGGAAAATCCTCTATGGTCGCTGCAATAGCAAATCACATGaagtatcatatatatgatCTTCAGATACAGAGCGttagagatgatggtgagttgCGTGAGATTCTCACCTCCACTAAGAACCGGTCAATTCTTCTAATTGAAGACATTGATTGTGGAGCCGATGCTTCTCGTAGACGCCagatcaagaaaaagaaagatgatgGCGGTGAAGATGATGGTGAGCCACAAAAGGGCAAGAAGAAGTTTGAAGTTGGT ATATCCTTGTCCGGTCTACTGAACTTTGTGGATGGACTTTGGTCGAGTTGCGGAGAAGAAAAGATCATAATTTTCACAACGAATCACAAGGAGAAGCTCGACCCGGCGTTGTTGAGGCCGGGAAGGATGGACGTTCACATTCTCATGGACAATTGCACACCCTTTGTGTTCAAGAAGCTTGTGGCTATGTACCTTAAGACTGATGACCACGCCCTGTTTGATCCCATTGAGAAGCTTGTCCTTGAAGTGAGTGCAACTCCGGCTGAAGTCACACAGCAACTTATGGCCAGTAAGGTCGCTGACATTGCGCTCAAAGGTCTCCTTGAGTTCCTGAAAACAAAGATGAtgaaaaaggaagaagataCCAAAGtggaagaagatggagagattGAAGATGCTGAGACTAAAGAAGCAGAACCAGAAGAAGAAACTTAA
- the LOC103847711 gene encoding LOW QUALITY PROTEIN: probable protein phosphatase 2C 11 (The sequence of the model RefSeq protein was modified relative to this genomic sequence to represent the inferred CDS: deleted 1 base in 1 codon; substituted 1 base at 1 genomic stop codon): MKNXKSCSLDSIECVHQPTTTLFFFFFSETINSLIVFFFSLSFFFRISQTPILRDPSSSVAPPRGDAESSSNPPPDAMISSRDPDALFSGGGISFLAGNRAVKFSYGYSSLKGKRATMEDFFETRISDVDGQMVAFFAVFDGHGGARTAEYLKNNLFNNLVTHDEFISDTKKAIGQVFKQTDEEYLTEERGQPKNAGSTASTALLVGDKLIVANVGDSRVVASRNGSAVPLSNDHKPDRSDERQRIEDAGGFIIWAGTWRVGGILAVSRAFGDKQLKPYVIAEPEIQEEDISTLEFIVIASDGLWNVLSNKDAVAIARDISDAEVASRKLVQEAYARGSCDNITCIVVRFEVS; encoded by the exons atgaaaaattagaaATCGTGCTCGCTGGATTCTATCGAATGCGTCCACCAACCAACG ACcactcttttcttcttcttcttctccgaaACCATAAATTCCTTAatcgtcttcttcttttccCTATCTTTCTTCTTCAGGATCTCCCAAACACCAATCCTGAGAGACCCATCTTCCTCCGTCGCTCCCCCTCGCGGGGATGCGGAATCCTCCTCCAATCCTCCGCCTGATGCTATGATTTCTTCCCGAGATCCCGACGCTCTTTTCAGCGGCGGCGGAATCAG CTTTTTAGCGGGGAATCGGGCTGTGAAGTTTAGTTATGGGTATTCAAGTCTCAAGGGTAAACGAGCGACCATGGAGGATTTCTTCGAGACTAGAATATCTGATGTTGATGGACAAATGGTTGCCTTCTTCGCCGTCTTCGATGGTCACGGTGGTGCAAGAACTGCAGAATATCTTAAAAACAATCTTTTCAACAACTTAGTTACTCATGATGAGTTTATCTCAGACACCAAGAAAGCCATTG GGCAAGTGTTTAAGCAGACGGATGAGGAGTATCTCACTGAAGAGAGAGGACAGCCTAAGAACGCTGGCTCAACCGCATCAACTGCTTTGCTTGTTGGAGATAAGTTAATTGTTGCTAATGTTGGTGATTCTAGAGTTGTAGCGTCTAGAAATGGCTCAG CTGTTCCACTTTCTAATGATCACAAACCTGATAGATCAGATGAGCGACAGAGGATTGAAGATGCTGGTGGCTTCATCATCTGGGCTG GAACATGGCGAGTTGGTGGAATTCTTGCTGTGTCCCGGGCGTTTGGGGACAAGCAACTTAAGCCATATGTAATTGCGGAGCCAGAGATTCAG GAGGAGGATATAAGCACGTTGGAGTTTATTGTTATCGCCAGCGATGGATTGTGGAATGTGTTGTCAAACAAG gatgCCGTGGCAATAGCACGAGACATTTCAGATGCGGAAGTAGCTTCACGAAAGCTTGTTCAAGAAGCATACGCACGGGGTAGCTGCGACAATATCACTTGCATTGTTGTTCGATTTGAGGTTTCTTGA
- the LOC103847710 gene encoding ras-related protein RABC1, whose protein sequence is MGSSSGQPEFDYLFKVLLIGDSGVGKSSLLLSFTSNTFDDLSPTIGVDFKVKYLTIGEKKLKLAIWDTAGQERFRTLTSSYYRGAQGIIMVYDVTRRDTFTNLSDIWAKEIDLYSTNQDCIKMLVGNKVDKESERAVSKKEGIDFAREYGCLFLECSAKTRVNVEQCFEELVLKILETPSLTAEGSSGGKKNIFKQNPAQTSNASSSYCCSS, encoded by the exons ATGGGTTCTTCGTCGGGGCAACCCGAATTTGATTACTTGTTCAAGGTTCTATTGATCGGAGATTCTGGTGTTGGCAAAAGCTCTCTTTTGCTTAGTTTCACATCCAATACGTTTGATGATCTTTCTCCTACAATCG GGGTTGATTTCAAGGTCAAGTATCTTACCATTGGAGAGAAGAAACTGAAGCTTGCGATTTGGGACACAG CTGGGCAAGAGAGATTTAGGACGCTAACAAGTTCGTATTACAGAGGAGCTCAGGGCATCATAATGG TATATGATGTGACGCGACGTGATACATTCACCAATCTATCAGATATATGGGCTAAGGAAATCGACCTCTACTCGACCAATCAGGATTGCATCAAAATGCTTGTTGGGAATAAAGTCGACAAG GAGAGTGAACGAGCTGTATCTAAAAAAGAAGGCATAGACTTTGCTCGGGAGTACGGATGTTTGTTTCTGGAGTGCAGTGCAAAGACTCGAGTCAATGTTGAGCAATGTTTTGAAGAGCTTGTTCTTAAG ATTTTGGAAACGCCGAGTCTTACTGCTGAAGGTTCGTCTGGAGGGAAGAAAAACATCTTCAAACAAAACCCAGCACAGACCAGCAATGCTTCATCTAGTTACTGCTGCTCGTCTTAG
- the LOC103847709 gene encoding ribosome maturation protein SBDS, translating into MSKTLVQPVGQKRLTNVAVVRLKKQGNRFEIACYKNKVLSWRSGVEKDIDEVLQSHTVYSNVSKGVLAKSKDLIKSFGSDDHTKICLEILDKGELQVAGKERESQLSSQFRDIATIVMQKTINPETQRPYTISMVERLMHDIHFAVDPHSNSKKQALDVIRELQKHFPIKRSPMRLRLTVPVQNFTSLLDKLKEWGASLVSRDESGTQMSTVCEMEPGLFRECDSLVRNMQGRLEILAVSVHAEGDTNMDHYDEHDDMALQTNKPLLPIETETDPVVELSKKTQKQEMGTKKEEGTKCSTCNTFVGEAKQYREHCKSDWHKHNLKRKTRKLPPLTAEECMAEIDMDDSKADLKDYSF; encoded by the exons atgtcGAAGACGCTGGTGCAGCCGGTAGGGCAGAAGAGGTTGACGAACGTCGCAGTGGTTAGACTGAAAAAGCAAGGCAACCGCTTCGAGATCGCTTGCTACAAGAATAAGGTCCTTTCATGGCGCTCCGGCGT GGAGAAGGACATAGATGAAGTGTTGCAGTCACATACTGTTTATTCAAATGTGTCCAAAGGAGTTCTTGCCAAATCAAAAGACTTGATCAAGTCCTTTGGATCTGATGATCATACCAAGATATGCTTGGAGATTTTGGACAAAGGTGAGCTTCAAgttgctggaaaggagagggaATCACAGTTGTCAAGCCAGTTTCGGGATATTGCTACCATTGTAATGCAGAAAACCATTAACCCTGAAACCCAACGCCCTTATACCATTAGCATGGTAGAACGTCTTATGCATGATATCCATTTTGCTGTTGATCCTCATAGCAATTCCAAGAAACAG GCTCTTGATGTTATCCGTGAGCTGCAGAAGCACTTCCCTATAAAGCGTTCTCCAATGAGGCTGCGTCTCACCGTTCCTGTTCAAAACTTCACCTCGCTTCTGGATAAGCTAAAAGAGTGGGGCGCTTCTCTTGTCTCCAGAGACGAATCTGGAACCCAAATGTCCACT GTCTGTGAGATGGAACCGGGGCTATTCCGAGAATGTGATTCCCTTGTGAGGAATATGCAGGGGAGATTAGAGATACTCGCTGTATCGGTTCATGCTGAAGGTGACACAAACATGGATCATTACGATGAGCATGATGATATGGCATTGCAGACCAACAAGCCCTTGTTGCCTATTGAGACTGAGACGGATCCCGTCGTTGAACTTAGCAAGAAAACGCAGAAGCAAGAGATGGGtacaaagaaagaagaaggaaCCAAGTGCAGCACTTGCAACACGTTCGTTGGGGAAGCTAAGCAATACAGAGAGCATTGTAAGAGTGATTGGCACAAACACAACTTGAAGCGTAAGACGCGCAAACTGCCTCCTCTTACTGCTGAAGAATGCATGGCTGAGATTGATATGGACGACTCCAAAGCAGATTTGAAAGACTACTCTTTCTGA
- the LOC103847707 gene encoding transcriptional corepressor SEUSS yields the protein MVPSEAPNPVGSGDNNVPPPPPPHLPSQPPFPSPLTQFSNNMSMSMPNISSLLNNNHSFANGSAESDIGFSGLSSSGQHFSNVSANQQQRSSTKMEPQNFQQQQQQRGGGLAGVKLEPGGGQVSNEQKMLRSLGSVKLEPQQLQAMRNLAQVKMEPQHSEQSLFLQQQQQQQRQFLQMPGQSPQTQMNNILHQQRLMQLQHQQHLLKSLPQQRPQLPQQQRPPMRPVYEPGMGAQRLTQYMYRQQHRPEDNNIEFWRKFVSEYFAPNAKKRWCVSMYGSGRQTTGVFPQDVWHCEICNRKPGRGFEATAEVLPRLFKIKYESGTLEELLYVDMPRESQNSSGQIVLEYAKATQESVFEQLRVVRDGQLRIVFSPDLKIFSWEFCARRHEELIPRRLLIPQVSQLGSAAQKYQQAAQNATTDSALPELQNNCNMFVASARQLAKALEVPLVNDLGYTKRYVRCLQISEVVNSMKDLIDYSRETRTGPIESLAKFPRRTGPSSALPGPSAQQPNEQPRQQQQQSIAQIANNDQSCGQSSLNYAFNTASASTSTGSIAGLIHQNSMKQRNQNAAYKTPSSPYGGNSFQMQSPSNSGTMAPSSQQQQHNLPSFQSPTSSSNNNYPSQNGITSINNHMGSTNLPAIQQAAAAADEANESSSVQKILNEILMNNNQAHNTSGGGGHESFGNDGKAGSNVNSSGVLMMNNGQVNTSIGGFGGGMGQSMGMNNINGNNGLMNGRAGMMVRDPNGQQDVGNQRLGAVNAFNNFQCDWNV from the exons ATGGTACCATCAGAGGCGCCAAATCCAGTTGGCAGTGGCGATAATAatgttcctcctcctcctcctcctcatcttcCTTCACAACCACCATTTCCTTCTCCACTGACTCAGTTCAGTAACAACATGAGTATGAGTATGCCAAACATATCTTCACTCCTCAACAACAACCACTCTTTTGCTAATGGCTCGGCTGAGTCAGACATTGGGTTTAGTGGCTTGTCCTCGTCAGGTCAGCACTTCTCCAACGTTTCAGCTAACCAGCAACAACGGAGCAGTACGAAAATGGAGCCTCAGAATtttcagcagcagcagcagcagcgtGGAGGAGGGTTAGCTGGTGTCAAGTTGGAACCTGGTGGTGGTCAGGTTTCCAACGAACAGAAAATGTTGAGAAGCTTAGGATCGGTTAAGTTGGAACCGCAGCAACTTCAGGCCATGAGAAACTTAGCACAAGTGAAAATGGAACCCCAGCATTCAGAGCAGTCATTGTTTctccagcagcagcagcagcagcagaggCAGTTTCTTCAAATGCCGGGGCAATCTCCACAGACTCAAATGAATAATATACTTCACCAGCAGAGACTTATGCAACTTCAACATCAGCAACACCTCCTGAAGTCATTGCCTCAACAGCGTCCTCAATTACCACAGCAGCAGAGGCCACCTATGAGACCAGTGTATGAACCTGGCATGGGTGCTCAGCGTCTTACCCAGTATATGTACCGGCAACAACATAGGCCTGAA GACAATAACATCGAGTTCTGGAGAAAATTTGTATCAGAGTACTTTGCCCCTAATGCCAAGAAGAGATGGTGCGTTTCTATGTATGGTAGTGGCCGGCAAACAACTGGCGTTTTCCCTCAG GATGTGTGGCACTGTGAGATATGTAACCGAAAGCCTGGGCGTGGTTTTG AGGCAACGGCGGAAGTCCTCCCGCGGCTATTTAAGATAAAGTATGAAAGTGGCACTTTGGAAGAACTTTTATATGTGGACATGCCGAGGGAATCTCAGAACTCATCTGGTCAAATTGTCTTGGAGTATGCAAAAGCAACACAAGAGAGCGTGTTTGAGCAGCTTCGAGTTGTTCGTGATGGCCAACTTCGAATAGTTTTCTCACCAGATCTAAAG ATATTCTCTTGGGAATTCTGTGCTCGGCGGCATGAAGAGCTCATTCCACGAAGGCTTTTGATACCGCAG GTTAGTCAGCTTGGGTCAGCAGCGCAGAAATATCAACAAGCCGCTCAAAATGCAACAACAGATTCTGCTCTTCCGGAGCTGCAAAACAATTGCAACAT GTTTGTTGCATCTGCCAGACAGTTGGCAAAGGCCCTAGAAGTACCGCTCGTGAATGATTTGGGATACACAAAGAGATATGTTCGGTGTTTGCAG ATCTCGGAGGTTGTAAATAGTATGAAGGACTTAATAGATTATAGCCGAGAAACAAGAACAGGACCAATCG AGAGTTTAGCCAAGTTTCCACGGAGAACAGGTCCATCCTCTGCACTGCCTGGTCCTTCTGCTCAGCAGCCCAATGAACAGCCaaggcagcagcagcagcaatcAATTGCCCAGATTGCAAACAACGATCAGAGTTGTGGGCAAAGCTCATTAAATTATGCCTTCAATACAGCTTCTGCATCCACCTCCACAGGCAGCATCGCAGGGCTCATCCACCAGAATTCGATGAAGCAAAGGAATCAGAATGCTGCTTACAAAACTCCAAGCAGTCCATATGGTGGAAACTCATTTCAGATGCAGTCACCAAGCAACTCGGGTACCATGGCGCCATCATCCcagcaacaacaacacaacCTGCCATCGTTTCAGTCTCCAACTTCCTCATCTAACAACAACTATCCATCTCAAAACGGGATAACATCTATTAATAATCACATGGGTTCCACAAACTTACCAGCCATTCAACAGGCTGCGGCTGCGGCTGATGAAGCAAATGAGTCTAGCTCGGTGCAGAAGATACTTAATGAGATCCTGATGAACAACAACCAAGCGCATAATACCTCAGGAGGAGGAGGGCATGAGTCTTTTGGGAATGATGGGAAGGCAGGTAGCAATGTAAATAGCTCTGGTGTTCTGATGATGAACAACGGTCAAGTGAACACAAGTATTGGAGGGTTTGGTGGTGGGATGGGTCAGTCGATGGGAATGAATAATATTAACGGGAACAATGGTCTTATGAATGGAAGAGCTGGGATGATGGTGAGAGATCCAAACGGGCAACAGGATGTTGGAAACCAACGCTTAGGGGCAGTCAATGCTTTCAACAATTTTCAGTGTGATTGGAATGTATGA